The sequence CGTCCCCCAAGGAGATGTGCGGAAACGCGAGCCTCGACTCGTGCCTGGTCACGTTGCAGCAGCATGAGCAGGACAAGCGGAACCTCTGTAAGAACATGCCGCCGGACCGCTGCCTGATGGCGCTGGAAGCCGATCGAAACAACCCGGGCTACACGCCGCCGGGAGAGACCTGGACGCTGCAGCCACATCCGGACATCGCTGGCATCCGTATGTATGGTCTCTGCGTCAATGGTAGTGTCGCGGGCTTTCTCGGCGCCGGGGAACAGGCCTGCATCGTGGGTGACGGCCAGGGTGTGGGTTGGACCTACTCACTGCAAGGGGATGTTGGCCCTAATGCTGGTTTCGGCGTGGGTATTAGCGGCGTGGCTTCCGATGGAGCTATCCACGACCAAATTGGCTCATCTGACTACTGGCAGGGCAGCCTGGGGAAAGTTGGGAATGTCCAGTATTCAGCTGGCCCCGGGGCTTGGAACCAACCAGTAAATACGGTCAGCGGTGGGGTTGGCATCGGGGTCGGGGGCGGCTATACCGAGGGTAAATCCGGGACCATTGGGGGCCGCTTGTTTGATTGGTGGTGGTGGGACTGATGCACGTGCATCAGCGGCATCGAATCCGAGGTTGGCGATGATGCTGACGTGACGAGCAATCGGGTGTCGGGTTCGACGGGCCGCCGGAGTTTGTTCAGCCGGCGCTGACGGACATCGGGGTCAAGGGTGGCCGCCGAGGTGAGTTTCCGCCTCGGCGGCCACTGCTCAACAGAAGTATGGCGAGATCACCTGGCCGGAACCTGCGCGCTCGGCTCGGCCACTTCCTTCACAAGTAGTAAGTTTTCAATTCGGGAGCGAGGCGTTCAACGAATCCGGTCGGCGGAGCGCTCCAGTCAGAAACTTTGTTACATCGACACGCCGTTGTGACGCATTGAGACTCGTCACCATTTTCATCCCTCGATGTGTCTTGCTGCTGTCCACAACAGGCACTTAGCCTGAGCGCGCTCAAAGGCTCAACGGGGGAGCGGCAACATGCAGGTGGAGCTCAGGCTACTCGGCAGGATGCAACTGTTCGTCGAGGGTGCCGACGTCACGCCGGGGGCGGCGAAGCGGCGGGCCGTCCTCACCGCCCTGGCGCTCGGTGCCAACCGGCCGGTGTCGCTGAACCGTCTGTCCAAGGTGGCCTGGGGCGACGTGCCCCCGCCGTCCGCGGTGGCCAACCTGCGGTCGCACGCGATGGGGCTGCGCCGGGTGCTGGGTGACCGGTTGCTCGCCCGATCCAACGCCTACGAGCTGTGCCTGGCCGGCGAGGAATTGGACGTCGACCGGTTCCAGCGGCTGGCCAGCAAGGGCCGGGCCGACCTGGCGGCCGGGAAACACCGTGCGGCGGTCGCGACGCTGACCGCTGCACTCGATCTTTGGCGTGGACCGGCCGGGGACGGTCTGCCGCCGGGGCCGCTTCTGGACGGTCACTGGGCCAGCCTGGAGGAGCAGCGCCTCCAGGTGTTCGAGGAGTGGGCGCAGGCGCGTCTGGCCGTCGGGGACCATGGCGACCTGCTCGGCGACCTGCGCCGCCATCTCGCCGCGCACCCGCTGCGCGAACGTGCCTGGGGTCAGTTGATGCTCGCCCTCTACCTGTGCGGGGACGTGCCGGCGTGTCTGACCGCGTATCGGGAGGCTCGCGCGGCGCTCGACGAACACCTGGGCGTCGAACCGGGGGAGGAGCTCGCGGCGCTGCACCGGGCTGTGCTTGACCGCTCCCTCGAAACGACGCACACCGCAGGCACCTCGGCCGGGCCGGAGAGCGAGGGGCGCGGCAACACACCCCTCGTACCCAGGGAACTGCCGGCCAACCTGACCACCTTCGTCGGGCGTACCCAGGAGTTGGCCGACGTGGTCGCGGCCGTGCGTGGCAGGACGCCGGCCGCCGTGGTCGTGAGTGGGCCGGCAGGCAGTGGGAAGACGGCGCTTGCGGTACGCGCGGCGCACGCGGTGGCCACCGAGTTCCCGGACGGTCAGGTCTTCGTCGACCTCGGGCGCCGACCGTCGATGACGGCCGGCGAGGTACTGGGCCGGGTGCTGCGCGCACTCGGGGTGCCCGCCGCCGAGGTGCCGGGAGACGTGGACGAGAGGGCCGGGTGGTACCGCTCCCGGGTCGCCGGCCGGCGCATGCTGCTGGTGGTCGACGGGGTGACCGGGGCCGAACAGGTGCGACCGCTCATTCCGGCCGGGCCCGGCCCGGCTCTGATCGTCGTCGGCCAGCGGCGGCTGCACGGGCTCGACGGCGTCACTCCGGTCGGGCTGCGTCCGCTGTCCGCCACCGGCGCGTGGGCGCTGCTCGCCGCGCACGTCGGGGCCGACCGGCTGGACGCGGAGCCCGCCGCCACCGCCGGGCTGATCCGGCTCTGCGCCGGCTCGGTGCTGGCCCTGCGAATCACCGCGTTGCGGTTGGCGAGCCACCCGAAGCTGGCGATCGGCGTCCTGATCGGGCAGGCGCGTGACGCGCAGGCCCGGCTGGACCTGCTGGCGTTCGGCGACCAGTCGGTGCGGGCGAGCCTGGCGGCTGGCGTCGCCGCGGTCCGCTCCGGGGACGAGGTGGCCGGCCGGATCCTCGCCCTGCTGGGGGAAACGCCCGATGCGGCAGCCGCCCCCGACCGTACGGCGGCGCGGCTCGGCGTCTCGGCCGAGCGCGTGTGGCGTGCGCTCGAGGACCTGGTGGACGCGCACCTCGTGTCCCGGGACGAGCGGGCCGGGTACCGGCTGCCCGCACTGGTCGACGACTACGTGGCCGAACTCGCGGCGACACCGTTGACGGCGGGCGGCCGGATGAGCCCGATGGCGGCGTGACGGGGCCTCAGGAGGCTCCGCCGCGCACGATGGCCACCGCCACCCGGCAGAACTCGTCCATGTCCGGGTTGAAGCCGGCCGCGATGTCGGGGTGCAGGCCGGCGCGGGTCTCGTCCAGCAGCCGCTGGCAGACCTGCTCGACCGGCTCGCCCGCGTAGCTGGCCCGGACCCGTTCGGTGGCCGCCTGCAGGGCCGAGGTCAGCTGATCCTCCAGCGCGCCGCGCAGCTTCTCCTGCACAGGGTCCAGCGCGCTCGGATCGAGCGTGACATGTGGCTCCGACATCGGCGCTCCCTTCGTCGGCGTCCGCGGTACCCCACCGCGGTCGTCGGTCAAACCTCGGCCGGTACGGCGGCCACCCGGACCTGGTACGAGAAGTCCTCTGCGGGCTCCTCCGCGTACGACAGCCGCCGGATCTGCCGGTCGTCGTCGTAGAGCGCGACGTCGACCAGGACGCCGAGATGGGCCAGCCCGATGTTGGCGACCCGCTTCTTGTCCTGGAGCACCGCGCACACCCCGCCGAGCAGGGTGCTGGCGTCCGAGGTGCGGTGCCCCGGCGGGCAGCGCAGGATCAGGTCGACCTCGACGGGCCCGGGCAGCGGCGTCCAGCCGGTGCGCTGGGCCGCGGCGCAGGCCGCCTGGAGCAGGGCGCGGACCCTCGTCGCCTGCCGGTGTCCGGCGGCGAAGATGGACAGCGCCTCGGTCTTGACCGGTGGCAGGCCGCTCACCTCGAACGTCAGGGCGAGAGCGCGGGTGTCCTGCACGACGGCACCTCCTCGTGGGGACGATCCTGCCCAACCGGTGGACCGGCGGAGGGAAGTTCGCGCGAGAACCAACCGATCGGGCGGGCTGGGGTCGGCCGGAGGCGTATCGACTTCGACGGCGACGCGCTGGCTGGTGAAGCTCACCTGACGCTAGTCGACCCGGCGGGCGCGGGGTAGCCCCACCGCGCCCACCTGCTGGGAACGACCGCCGGTCAGGCCGGCCGGCGCGGGGCGAAGGCGCAGAACTCGTTGCCCTCCGGGTCGGCGAGCACCCACCAGCCGATCGTTTCGTCAGGCTCGCGCAGCAGGGTCGCCCCGGCGGCGATCAGGGCGGTGGCGTCCGGGCCGGCCAGGTCGACGTCCCAGTGCACCCGGTTCTTGACCCGCTTGCGCTCCGGCACGGGGTCGAAGAGCCAGTAGTCCCAGGGGAAGTTGGCCGCGCCGACCACCGAGACGTGGCCCTCCGCCGAGGTCTTCACCCGACCGCCCACCACGCCCGCCCACCAGGTGGCCTGGGCCGTCGGGTCGGCGCTGTCCACCACCATCTCGAACGGCCCGGGCCGCCTGCCCTCGCGCGCCGCGAACGCGCAGAACTGGTTGCCCTCCGGGTCGGCGAGCACCCACCAGCTGATCTCGGCGTCGGGCTCCCGCACCAGCCGGGCGCCCGCGGCCAGCAGCGCCGCCGGGTCGGCGTCGGCCAGTCGCAGGTCCAGGTGCACCCGGGTCTTGCCGGTACGCGGCTCGGGCACCCGGTTGACCCAGATCGACTCCGGCCCGGCCCCGCCCGGCCGCGGGTCGACCCGGAAGTCGCCGTCACCGGTGTCGACCACCTCGCCACCGAGGATCCGGGCCCAGAACCCGGCCAGCGAACGGGGGTCGGCGGCGTCCATGCAGAGATCCTTGAAGCGCGCGATCATCGGGTCATCATGCCCGCCCACCCGACACCACGCCGCCCCGCCGCGGGCCGGGGGAGGGTCAGCGGCGGCCGCGCTTGACCTCGTGGAAGGCCGGCATCCGCAGCAGTGGCAGCAGCGAGTCCCAGATGGTCAGCGCGTCGTCGAGCTCGGGCACCTCGCTCAGGATCGGCCCGTGGATGCCGCGCTCCGCGCCGGGCACCATCAGCACCGGCGAGCCGACGTCCGGGCCCGCCGAGGCGCACGCCACGGCGTGCGACTCGCGTACCGCCTCGTCCCAGCGCTCGTCGTCGAGGGCCGGCGCCGCCTCGCCCAGCCCGGCCGCGTCGACGGCGGCGGTCACGATCGACGCGGCGAGCGGGTTGCCGGCGTCGTGACTGCGTGCGCCCAGCTCGGTGTAGAAGCGGGCGACGTCCTCGGGGCGGCCCTGGGCGCGCAGCGCCTCCACCAGCCTCAACGCCCGGCTCGACGCGGTCATCGCGTCGGCGAACTGCGGCGGGACGTTGCCCTCGTTGAGGATCGCCAGGCTGAACGCCCGCCACCCGACGCTGAGCCCGCGGGCCTCGGCGACCCGCACCAGCCAGCGCGAGGTGCGCCAGGTCCACGGGCAGGCGGGGTCGAAGAAGAAGGTCGCATCCATCGGCCGAGCCTACGGCGGGGCCGACCGACCCGCACCGCGGTGATCTCCCGCACACCCACGGCCCGGACATGCGCATCGTCACGCTGAGGTTTCGGGGCGTCGCGGGTCGGGCACTGTGGGCGCACGAAACGCCCGGACCTGGCGCGATTCCGCCGCCCACTGTCCGGGCCGTCTCGCCGTGCGCCGGGGCACGGGCCTTCCCCCGGTCTCTCGCCGAAGAAAGGGGGAGGGCGATGACGACAGACCCCGAAGCGATCCGACATCGGCGCCGTCCGGGCGTTCGGCTCGGGGCGGCGGCCGCCGCGCTGGCGCTGGTCGCGCCACTGGCGGCGTGCGGCTCCGATGGCGCAGGCGGCGGTACGCCCACGATCAACCTGTACTACCCGCCGGAGCAGAACCTCCAGAAGGTGGTCGACGACTGCAACGCCCAGGCACAGGGGCGTTACCGGATCGCCTACCGGGTGCTGCCGCGGCAGGCCGACGACCAGCGGGTGCAGCTGGTCCGTCGGCTGGCCGCGCAGGACACCGGGATGGACGTGCTCGGCCTCGACGTCACCTGGACCCAGGAGTTCGCCAGCGCCGACTGGATCCGCGAGTGGACCGGCCAGGACAAGGCCGAGGTGGAGCAGGGCACGCTGACCGGCCCGCTGGAGACCGCCCGGTACGAGGGCAAGCTCTACGCCGCCCCGAAGAACACCAACGTGCAGCTGCTCTGGTACCGCAGTGACCTGGTGCCGCAGGCCCCGACCAGCTGGGACGACATGATCAAGGCAGCCCAGGACCTCAAGGGACAGGGCAAGCCGTACCAGGTGCTCACCATGGGCGCCCAGTACGAGGGACTGGTCGTCCTCTACAACACCATGGCCGAGAGCGCCGGCGGGAAGATCCTCAGCGACGACGGCAAGCAGGCCGTGATGGACGCCGGGACGGTCAAGGCGCTGGACCAGCTCAAGCGCTTCGCCACGTCGGGCGTGGCCTCCCCGTCGTTCACCAACGCCACCGAGGACCCGGTACGGCTGGAGTTCCAGGCCGGCGGCGGCGCCTTCCAGGTCAACTGGCCCTTCGTCTACCCGGCGTTGCAGGAGGCGGACCCGGAGCTGGCCAAGAAGGTCAAGTGGGCCCGGGTGCCGGGCATCGACGCGAACACCCCGAGCAAGGTCACCATCGGCGGGGTGAACATGGCGGTCAGTTCCTACTCGAAGCACCCGACGGAGTCCTTCGAGGCGGCCAGGTGCATCCGCAACGAGAAGAACCAGAAGTTCTCCGCCATCAACGACGGCGTGCCGCCGACCATTGAGAAGGTCTACGACGACCCGGAGATGGCCAAGGCGTACCCGATGAAGGAGACCATCCTCGACGAGCTCAAGGAGCCGGCGGTCCGACCGCTGACCCCGGCGTACCAGAGCATCTCCACGGTGATGTCGGCGATCCTGTCGCCGCCGTCGGGGATCCAGCCGGACCGGACGGCCGACGAGTTGCGCGACGCGATCTCCGACGCCCTCCAGTCCAAGGGGGTCCTGCCGTGACGAACCGAACCCAGCGCCGCCGGCCGACCGGTGGCGGCAACCGTCCGGAGGTGACGGCATGAGCATCAACGCCACTCCCACCGGGGCGGAGGTCGCGGCCGAGGCCGAGCGGCCCACCGGCCGGCACGCGGCGGTGCCCGCCCAGCGGGCCGGCCGCCGGGCGAAGACCCCGTTGAGCGAGAACAAGAAGGCCGAGCGCCGGCTGGGCTGGCTGCTCTGCGCCCCGGCCGCGCTGGTCATGCTGCTGGTGACCGCCTACCCGATCATCTACTCGGTCTGGCTGTCGCTGCAGCGCTTCGACCTGCGCTTCCCCGACCAGCGCGAGTTCATCGGGCTGGAGAACTACGGCACCGTGCTGACCAACGAGTTCTGGTGGACCGCGTTCGGTGTCACCATGCTGATCACGGTGGTCACCGTCGCGATCGAGCTGGTGCTCGGCATGGGGCTGGCGCTGATCATGCACCGGACGCTGGTCGGCCGGGGCATCGTCCGCACCGCCGCGCTGATCCCGTACGGCATAGTCACGGTGGTGGCCGCCTTCTCCTGGCGGTACGCCTGGACGCCCGGCACCGGCTACCTGGCCAACCTCTTCGACGGCAGCGCGCCGCTGACCGAGCGGGCCAGCTCGCTGGCGATCATCATGCTGGCCGAGATCTGGAAGACCACCCCGTTCATGGCCCTGCTGCTGATGGCCGGGCTGGCGCTGGTCCCGGAGGACCTGCTCAAGGCCGCCTCCACCGACGGGGCGACCGCCTGGCAGCGGTTCACCAAGGTGATGCTGCCGGTGATGAAGCCGGCGATCCTGGTCGCGCTGCTGTTCCGCACCCTGGACGCGTTCCGGGTCTTCGACAACATCTTCGTGCTGACGGCGGGCGGCAACGAGACCTCCTCGGTGTCGATGCTCGCCTACAACAACCTGATCCGGGGCCTCAACCTCGGCATCGGTTCGACGATGTCGGTGCTGATCTTCCTCACCGTGGCGATCACCGCCTTCGTCTTCGTGAAGCTGTTCGGTACCGCTGCTCCGGGCAGCGACGACGGGGAGAGGCGCTGACATGGCCGAAACCACCACCCGGGCGAAGCTGCGCTGGGGTCTGCTGGACGTCATCGTCGTCGTCTTCGCGCTGATCCCGGTGCTCTGGATCGCCTCGCTGTCGTTCAAGACCCCGGCCACCCTCACCGACGGGAGGTTCATCCCCCGCGAGTGGACGCTGGACAACTACCGGACGATCTTCGACACCGACCAGTTCGTCCGGGCACTGGTGAACTCGATCGGCATCGCGCTGATCGCCACGCTGATCGCGGTGGTGCTCGGGGCGATGGCCGCGTACGCGATCTCGCGGCTGGACTTCCCCGGCAAGAAGCTGCTGGTCGGCGTCTCCCTGCTGATCGCGATGTTCCCGCAGGTGTCGCTGGTGTCGCCGCTGTTCGAGATCGAGCGGCAGCTCGGCCTCTTCGACACCTGGCCGGGCCTGATCCTGCCGTACATCACCTTCGCGCTGCCGCTGGCGATCTACACGCTGTCGGCGTTCTTCAAGCAGATCCCGTGGGACCTGGAGAAGGCGGCCAAGATGGACGGCGCCACCCAGGGCCAGGCGTTCCGGCGGGTGATCGCCCCGCTGGCCGCGCCCGGCCTGTTCACTACGGCGATCCTGGTCTTCATCTTCTGCTGGAACGACTTCCTCTTCGCGATCACGCTCACCTCCACCGAGCGGGCCCGCACGGTGCCGGTGGCGCTGTCGTTCTTCACCGGCGAGTCGCAGTTCGAGGATCCCACCGGGGCGATCTGCGCCGCCGCCGTGGTGATCACCATTCCGATCATCCTGTTCGTGCTCTTCTTCCAGCGCCGCATCGTCTCCGGACTGACCTCCGGCGCAGTCAAGGGATAGGTGGTAGTCGTGGCTGACATCGTGCTCGACAAGGTGAGCAAGCGGTTCCCGGACGGGACCGTGGCGGTGCAGGACGTCGATCTGGAGATCGCCGACGGCGAGTTCGTCATCCTGGTCGGCCCCTCCGGCTGCGGGAAGTCCACCACCCTCAACATGATCGCCGGGTTGGAGGACATCAGCTCCGGTGAGCTGCGCATCGCCGGGCAGCGGGTGAACGACAAGGCGCCCCGGGACCGGGACATCGCGATGGTGTTCCAGTCGTACGCGCTCTACCCGAACATGACCGTCCGGGAGAACATGGCCTTCCCGCTGCGGCTGCAGAAGCTGGACAAGGAGACCATCACCCAGAAGGTGGACGAGGCGGCCAAGGTCCTGGAGCTGACCGCGCTGCTGGACCGTAAGCCGGCGAACCTCTCCGGCGGCCAGCGCCAGCGGGTGGCGATGGGTCGGGCCATCGTCCGCCAGCCCAAGGCGTTCCTGATGGACGAGCCGCTGTCCAACCTGGACGCCAAGCTGCGGGTGCAGATGCGCACCGTGGTGTCCCGGCTGCAGAAGCAGCTCGGCACCACCACCGTCTACGTCACCCACGATCAGACCGAGGCGATGACCCTCGGCGACCGAGTGGTGATCATGCGGGGCGGCGCGGTGCAGCAGGTCGGCCCGCCGCAGGAGCTCTACGACCACCCCCGCAACCTCTTCGTCGCCGGTTTCATCGGCTCCCCGTCGATGAACTTCCTGCACGCGGCGGTCTCCGATGGCACCTTGCGGACGGCGCTCGGCGACGTGCCGATCGGCGATCGGCTTCGCCGGCAGCTCGAAGGGGCCGACGCTCCCCGCGAGCTGATCCTCGGCATCCGTCCGGAACACTTCGAGGACGCCGAGCTGGTCGACGACGAGACCCGCCGCCGGGGCATGGAGTTCGAGGCGCCGGTGGACATCGTCGAGTCGATGGGCTCGGACAAGTACGTCTACTTCACCGTCGAGGGGGAGCGGGCCAGCGCCGCCGAGCTGGAGGAACTGGCCGCCGACGCCGGCGCCGCCGACTTCACCGGCACCGGGGCCAGCCTGGTCACCCGCCTGTCGGCCGAGTCCCCGGTGGCGGAGGGCACGAGCCGCCGGGTCTGGTTCAACCTGGAGAAGATCCACCTGTTCGACCCGTCCAGCGGTCGCAACCTGACCCTGCACGAGGGCCGGGCCGCGGGCGCGCTGGCCGACTGACGGTCGTCGCCGAGGGGCCGGTGGGTGTCCACCCCCGGCCCCCTCGCGTTGCCGCCCCGGCCCCAGTCCCGGAGCAGCTACCGAGCCTGGGCGTCCTCACCGACCGTCACACCGCCCGTGCCGGCCGACACCCGAGCGGCACGCTTTGCTCTGCTGCCGCCCCGGCAACAGTGACGATCCGTGGCTGTTGCCGGGAGGGCAGCAGAGCAAAGCGTGCGAGGCGAGGGTGGCGGGGTGGGGTAAGAGTTCGGCATCCAGGCAGGTCAGGGAGATGGCGCGTGTCTGGGCGGCCGGCGTCGCTCGCGGGTGGAGGTCAGTCCGGTTACGGATGGTGACGATGCGGGTGGCGCGGAGCCGGGGTCACCAGGAGTGATGAAGGGGCAGGCCGAGGAAGTCGGCGTACCGGGTGAGGGCGGCCTCGACCCGACCGCGCACCGTGTCGTCGAACGGGGTCAGCTGCCGCACGGTCACGCTGACCCGGGCCCGGCCGATGGTGCGCTTCCACGTGCCCACGACCCGGCCGCCGCGCACGATCGTGGACTGGAACACGCCGTTGCCGCCGGGGACCACGGCCTGCCGGTGCGCGGGGTCGAGCATCAGCGTGCGGTCCTTGTAGCCGAGCAGGTACTCGTCGAACCCGGGCAGCGCCAGCACGTCGTCGCGCGCGGTGCGGGGTGCGTCCAGCAACGCCGCGTCGAGCACGGCCGGCACCCCGTCCACCTCCACCGTGGCCAGGTCGTCGCCGGCCACCGCGATGCCCCGCCGGGCGTCCGTCGCGGTCAGCCCCGTCCAGCCGGCGAAGTCCTGCCGCGTTGTCGGCCCGTGGGACCGGAAGTAGCGGAGCGCCAGCAGACCGAGCGCCTCGTCGCGCTCGAGGCGGCGCGGCTCGGGCGCCCACTCGTCGAGCAGGGCGAAGGTCTGCTCGGTCCCGACGTGCGGGGCGATGCAGGTGACGCCGCGCTGGCTGGCGTACCAGAGCAGGTGGTAGCCGCGCTGGCCGGCCGGGTCGATGCCGGCGGCGGCCAGGGTGGCCAGGCACTCGGCGCGGGTGAGCCGGCCGCCGCCGGCCAGGGCCGCGCCGAGCACGTCGGCCGCCCGGTCGGCGTCCGCCTCGGTGAGGCCGAGCGCGTTCCGGCGGGCCGCCGCGCCGCGCAGCGCCCGCACGCCGGTCACCTCGAGCATCCAGCGGGCGTCCCGCGGGGGTACGAGGTGCACGGTGCCCCGCATCGGCCAGGTACGCAACGCCTCCCGGCGTTCCAGGGCCGCCCGCACGTCCGCCACCGTCCACCCGGGCAGGCGGGTGCCCAGCGACCACAGGCCGCTCGCCGCGTCCTGCGCCTGCATCGCGCCGAACCACTCGACCACGCCGGCGATGTCCCGCGGCCGGCCGCGCGGGTGCTCCCGCAACAGCAGGCTGGTCATCCGTAACGCCAACGCCTGGCCGCCGGTCAACCGCACAGTGCCGCCCTTCGCCCGGTAACGACGGTCAGCCTAGGCGGCGGCACCGACACCGATCCGGACACGGCGCCGGGCGGGCGGGCCACGGCCCACCCGCCCGACGTCCACGATCACCGACCGTGGCGTGCGCGGTCAGCGCCGCCGGCGTGCCGGCTCCGGCACGTCCGCGTCGACCCGCTCGCGGCGGACCTGGGCGTCGATCGGCTCATTCTCGACGATCTCGTCCTTGGTCAGCCGGACCCGCTCGACCGGCACCTGGTCCTTGCCGACCACGGGCCGCTCGGCGCGCAGCTCCATCTCACGCTGCTCGTCGCGGATGTCCGGCCGGACGTCGCCGCGGTTCGCCGCGGTGATCGGCTCGCGCACCACCCGTACCTCGTCGTGCTCGACCGGCACCGTGGTGTGCACGTCCTCGGTCACCACGTGCTTGTTCAGCCGGGCCTTGCCCGCCGGCTCGCTCTGCGTACCGACCCGCAGCCGCTCCTCGGACCGGGTCACCTCCGGCGCACCGGGCCGCCGCTGCGGCTGTTCCTGCTGCTGCTGGATCTGGTAATGCCGGTAGAGCTGGGCGAGCTGGTCCGCGCCGAGCGGCGCCTCGGTCCCCGACTCGACGGCGGGCGCGCTGCGCACGGTCGCCTTGTCGTAGGGCACCCGCAGGCGACCCTCGGCCATCCCGGCCCCGGCAAGCGGCGCCATGGACTCGTGGTGTCCCATCACGCCGGTCTTCACACTGACCCAGGTGGCCTCGCCGGCCGGATCGGCCCAGACCTGGGCCACAGTGCCGATCTTGGCGCCCGAGCGGTCCTGGACGTCCTGCCCGTACAGCGAGCGGACCTGCTGTTCGGTGAGTCGCATCGTTCGTCCTTCCTCTCGTGGGTCACGACGTGGCTACCCGGCCCGCGCGGAGCACATTCGTGAGGACGGCCGTGGATAGCAGCAGCGGGAGAACAGGTGCCGGAGGGGACGCATAAGTGTCGGGACATCGGGGATGCGCCGTCCGGGACCGTAGCGAAGAATGCGAGGTATGAGATGACCGCGTCCAGTGAGCCCGCCCCGCGCGCCCGTCCTGCCGGAGGTACGCCGGCCAAGACCAGCGCCGCCGCCACCTTCGCCCTGGTGTTCGGCGTCGCGGCGCTGTTCAGCGTGCTGACCGCCATCCTCGCCTGGATCGGTCTGCTGCTCGGGATCATCGGGGTGATCCTGGGGATCGTCGGACTGAAGATGAGCCGCCGCCCGGGGGTGACCGGGCGGGGGGTGGCGATCGGGGGGCTGGTGCTCAGCATCCTGGCGGTGCTGCTCGGGTTGGCCCTCGCGGCCGGGATCAGCACCTTCGTCAACGACGAGGGTGCGGTGGACCGCCTCCAGCAACAGGTCGACGACCTGCGCGACCGACTCGACGACTGAGCCGGACACGGGCCGCCGACCTGTTGGCGAAGCCCCCCAGCTGACACGGGCCCTGATCGCGCTACGCCCGCTCTCGCGGGCGGAGCGCGAT comes from Micromonospora purpureochromogenes and encodes:
- a CDS encoding DUF4190 domain-containing protein translates to MTASSEPAPRARPAGGTPAKTSAAATFALVFGVAALFSVLTAILAWIGLLLGIIGVILGIVGLKMSRRPGVTGRGVAIGGLVLSILAVLLGLALAAGISTFVNDEGAVDRLQQQVDDLRDRLDD
- a CDS encoding winged helix DNA-binding domain-containing protein → MTSLLLREHPRGRPRDIAGVVEWFGAMQAQDAASGLWSLGTRLPGWTVADVRAALERREALRTWPMRGTVHLVPPRDARWMLEVTGVRALRGAAARRNALGLTEADADRAADVLGAALAGGGRLTRAECLATLAAAGIDPAGQRGYHLLWYASQRGVTCIAPHVGTEQTFALLDEWAPEPRRLERDEALGLLALRYFRSHGPTTRQDFAGWTGLTATDARRGIAVAGDDLATVEVDGVPAVLDAALLDAPRTARDDVLALPGFDEYLLGYKDRTLMLDPAHRQAVVPGGNGVFQSTIVRGGRVVGTWKRTIGRARVSVTVRQLTPFDDTVRGRVEAALTRYADFLGLPLHHSW
- a CDS encoding YsnF/AvaK domain-containing protein — encoded protein: MRLTEQQVRSLYGQDVQDRSGAKIGTVAQVWADPAGEATWVSVKTGVMGHHESMAPLAGAGMAEGRLRVPYDKATVRSAPAVESGTEAPLGADQLAQLYRHYQIQQQQEQPQRRPGAPEVTRSEERLRVGTQSEPAGKARLNKHVVTEDVHTTVPVEHDEVRVVREPITAANRGDVRPDIRDEQREMELRAERPVVGKDQVPVERVRLTKDEIVENEPIDAQVRRERVDADVPEPARRRR